The following are from one region of the Propionispora vibrioides genome:
- a CDS encoding methyl-accepting chemotaxis protein, with translation MVKDAHTDFTRALLNMRGFLFYVDGAAQYEQGYRKDFANSYEMVKKYNESVQTIDEDADRLEKLLAEYLILGDNVIAGKKNNNPDLNNLISRGRQLVEQIDAQFVVVAQKQSNAINADSQFLINQSRIQRQIGMMAGIIVTILVILIAFIYSRRVTIRLNNLKTEVSAVEALDLTRPDFHATCNDEIGDMAEAIINMKRALRGVVGQLKSSAATLAASSEELTANSEQSAQVAKQIAASITGVATGANEQLVAANEASSVVEQMSAGIQQVSASTNQVAEQSVRATGKAQEGGRAVEEAVKQIIQVEDTVNTSAQVVAKLGERSKEIGQIVDTISSIASQTNLLALNAAIEAARAGEQGKGFAVVAEEVRKLAEQSQEAAKKIAELIGEIQEDTDQAVGAMNDGTREVKAGAEVVHSAGIAFREIIDMVSHVSSQMSESSTAIQQIANESQQIVGTVKTIDNLSKMSSGEAQNVSAATEQQLASIEEIAVSSEALSKLAQELQAEVAKFRV, from the coding sequence ATGGTCAAAGATGCCCATACTGATTTTACCCGGGCGTTGTTGAATATGCGTGGTTTTCTGTTTTATGTTGACGGGGCAGCTCAATACGAACAAGGGTATCGCAAAGATTTTGCCAATAGCTATGAGATGGTAAAAAAATATAATGAGTCTGTTCAGACTATTGATGAAGATGCCGACCGATTAGAAAAGCTGCTGGCCGAATATCTTATTCTTGGGGATAACGTGATAGCAGGCAAAAAAAATAATAATCCTGATCTGAACAACCTGATAAGTAGGGGGCGACAATTAGTTGAGCAAATCGATGCTCAATTTGTAGTTGTAGCTCAAAAACAAAGCAATGCCATTAATGCCGACAGCCAATTTCTAATCAATCAGTCAAGAATTCAGAGGCAAATAGGGATGATGGCCGGCATAATTGTAACGATTTTAGTAATACTTATCGCGTTTATCTATAGCAGGAGAGTAACTATCCGTCTGAATAACCTAAAAACTGAGGTGTCAGCGGTTGAAGCGCTGGACTTAACCAGACCGGATTTTCACGCCACTTGTAATGATGAAATTGGCGATATGGCCGAAGCCATCATAAATATGAAGCGCGCGCTACGTGGTGTTGTTGGACAGCTTAAGAGCAGTGCCGCTACATTGGCGGCATCATCCGAAGAACTCACCGCGAACTCGGAACAGTCAGCTCAGGTTGCCAAGCAAATTGCGGCTTCGATTACCGGTGTAGCCACCGGGGCCAACGAGCAATTAGTGGCGGCCAATGAGGCTTCCTCGGTAGTTGAACAGATGTCGGCAGGTATACAGCAAGTATCCGCCAGCACAAATCAAGTTGCCGAGCAATCTGTCCGGGCGACTGGAAAGGCACAGGAAGGCGGAAGGGCAGTTGAAGAAGCAGTTAAGCAAATCATTCAGGTTGAAGATACTGTCAATACTTCAGCGCAGGTTGTGGCTAAACTGGGTGAGCGCTCAAAGGAAATTGGTCAGATTGTCGATACGATTTCCAGTATCGCCAGCCAAACTAACTTGCTGGCCCTTAACGCAGCCATCGAGGCAGCAAGAGCAGGCGAACAAGGAAAAGGCTTTGCTGTAGTGGCCGAGGAAGTCCGCAAGTTGGCTGAGCAATCCCAGGAAGCAGCTAAGAAGATTGCAGAACTGATTGGAGAAATCCAGGAAGACACGGATCAGGCTGTTGGAGCCATGAACGACGGCACGAGGGAAGTAAAAGCCGGAGCTGAGGTAGTTCATTCTGCGGGAATAGCTTTCCGTGAAATCATAGATATGGTGTCACATGTATCAAGCCAAATGAGCGAGAGTTCCACGGCCATTCAGCAAATAGCTAACGAAAGTCAGCAGATTGTGGGAACGGTCAAAACGATTGATAACCTCAGCAAGATGTCATCTGGAGAGGCTCAAAATGTCTCGGCGGCCACCGAGCAGCAACTGGCCTCAATAGAA